Proteins from one Monodelphis domestica isolate mMonDom1 chromosome 6, mMonDom1.pri, whole genome shotgun sequence genomic window:
- the SAXO4 gene encoding protein phosphatase 1 regulatory subunit 32, which produces MMGKLPLGVVSPYVKMSSGGCADPLKFYATSYCTAYSREGFKPQIGQHKGTGYQANYRPLVSYHPTLDSFDNPVVGEPAKDAPQSVYGQSYHPMELQDGRNPLPWTVYQSGSSYVRDKVNSCVPSKEVKKVHFNTQDYGGHAITGLEPKTVPTLHEYVGKGGIEMENYRYGPRFMTSEYNSKYRYEIPGQPDFLQKKTIGAKEDTGFTEQGTKNPIVPQSLPGEPVLSCNRSVSKSDFGSYSNPHGDEYLPVLAKGSERESGFSRQKEKLFQATPPIGPASLSESGSLSHRQFQGLQWVPQTTNGMLGRETVGAKEPSGFSTNNPGYTRSFGAPDADQRFLTTYNQRYFDNTPKGLDREGWTRGGIQPQHPGSYVTNNPMTQTSLEGYHNPIETIRKSHPHVGRTLTALDPFYRDNPHSSGLSSLRTPS; this is translated from the exons ATGATGGGCAAACTGCCTTTGGGGGTTGTTTCCCCTTATGTGAAGATGAGTTCGGGGGGCTGCGCAGACCCCCTGAAATTCTACGCCACCAGCTATTGCACAGCCTACA GTCGGGAGGGTTTCAAGCCCCAAATTGGTCAGCACAAAGGCACTGGATACCAGGCGAATTACCGCCCCTTGGTCAGCTACCATCCCACCTTGGACTCCTTCGACAATCCTGTTGTAGG GGAACCTGCCAAGGATGCTCCTCAGTCAGTCTATGGCCAGAGCTACCATCCAATGGAGCTGCAAGATGGCAGGAACCCACTGCCCTGGACTGTGTACCAGTCTGGCTCCTCCTACGTTCGGGATAAAGTCAACTCTTGTGTCCCTTCCAAAGAG GTCAAGAAAGTCCACTTCAACACCCAGGATTATGGTGGACACGCCATCacaggattggaacccaagactGTGCCAACCCTCCATGAATATGTGGGCAAGGGAGGCATTGAAATGGAGAATTACCGATAC GGTCCCCGATTTATGACCTCTGAGTACAACTCCAAATACCGCTATGAAATCCCAGGCCAGCCAG ATTTCCTTCAGAAGAAGACAATTGGTGCCAAGGAGGATACGGGCTTCACAGAGCAGGGCACCAAGAATCCCATTGTCCCCCAGAGCCTCCCTGGAGAGCCT GTGCTGTCCTGCAACAGAAGCGTCAGCAAGTCAGATTTCGGCTCCTATAGCAATCCACAc GGGGATGAATACTTGCCTGTGCTGGCCAAAGGCTCCGAGAGAGAGTCCGGCTTTAGCCGGCAGAAGGAGAAGCTCTTCCAAGCT ACCCCGCCCATTGGCCCGGCGTCACTCTCCGAGTCGGGCAGCCTGAGTCACCGCCAGTTCCAGGGCTTGCAGTGGGTCCCCCAGACCACCAATGGCATGCTGGGTCGGGAGACAGTGGGGGCCAAG GAGCCCTCTGGCTTCAGCACCAACAATCCCGGCTACACCCGAAGCTTCGGCGCCCCCGACGCAGATCAGAGATTTCTGACCACTTACAACCAAAG ATATTTTGATAATACTCCCAAGGGTCTAGACCGGGAAGGGTGGACTCGAGGAGGAATCCAGCCCCAGCACCCTGGAAGCTACGTGACTAACAATCCTATGACCCAGACTAGCCTCGAGGGTTACCACAACCCCATAGAAACCATTCGGAAATCTCACCCCCACGTGGGCAG AACCCTGACTGCCCTGGATCCTTTCTACAGAGACAATCCTCATAGCTCAGGCCTTTCTTCTCTGCGGACACCATCCTGA